The sequence AGCAGCCAATCGTCGAGATACGGTAAAATCTTTAGCCCCTGAGCCATGAGGGGGGATAAGGCCGCCCGCATACATCTTATGAACACCCTTGGTGCCAGTGAAAGGCCGAACGGCATCTAAACTGAAATACCTTGTTTTGAAAAGCAAACCTTAGAAAACGTCTGTGTTCTGGAACAATTGGAACATGAAAATAAGCATCCCTGAGGTCTACCAGGGTAAACCACTCTGCTTCGGAGACCGCATGGAGAACAGTCACGGTGTGTAACATCCGAAACGGGAGAACCTTCAGAAAACTGTTCAGCCGACCTCAGATCGGCCTCAAACCGCCGTCTTTCTTTGAAACAACGAAATAAATTGAGAAGAACCCCTCGGGGTGAACTTGAGGGTCTACCAACTCTATGGCTCCTCTGGCCAGGAGAGAGCTGATTTCCAGCGAGAGGCTTGCAGCCCGGACGGGATCCTGAACTGTGGTCACCGTAGGGCGAGAGCATAATGGTGGCCGGCGACGAAATTGCAGTCTGTAACCCTCTGTCATGGTGCTCAGAGCCCACGGGTCTGAGACCGTCTTTTTCCAATAGGCCAGATGTGATGGCGAGAGCAACAGTGCCACCAGCCGTAACGCGTCAGCGGCGATCAGGCGCAGCAGCTGTGTGCGGCTTGGGAGGGTGGGAGTGTCGTCTATTCTGCAGCGCGATGAGCAGGATGCAGAGAGAATTCAGCAGTCTCCCTATCCACGTCGCTGAGTTGTGCATCTTGACAACCAGCTCGTCCGTGCGCCTACACTCCGTGCTTGGGCAGCGAGGTTCCAGCCGAAGCACTTCATCTGGCAAATCCACCGTGGAAGCAACACAGGGGTCGATCGCGGGCATGGAGGCCAACCCATAGTCAGTTCATAGTCCGTTTCTGTCGGTCGACATGCTTTTTCACTCCTAAAGGCCGTCGAGAATTCGGACACGAAATCCTGACACGGAGGCACCACGAAATCTCCTGCTTCTAGGCGCTTGAACAGCGCGTTAGAGCGCACACTCCCCGCTGCTGGTGTGTCCAGGCCAAGCCTGGCCAAGGCTAACTTGAGCGTTTCCTCTACCAAAGCTCTGCGAGAAGCTGCGGAGGGTGGGTCCTCACTTCCCCTGGCTTCGCCTGAAGACAGGGAGAGTGGAGATTTAGGGGAGCTGTCGGTCGGAAAAGACTCATGCTCCATCTCATGCTCGAGAGCCAATCCCTGTGTGAAATCCGCGTTGGAGGCAGCTGTAGACAGAACGTCAAAATCAGCCTCCCGCCTTGGTGAAGCAGCCTCTTTCGATTCGGCCGAGGGGGTCTTGTCCGCTCGGTTCTCCGTCTGGCTGTTCATAGCTAAGATCAGGCTCTTTAGCTGGTGTAATTCCGATACCACCGAGTCCACGCGGTTACAAAGCGCTCCATAACTTTTCTTTGTTCGGGGTGGCTCTAACAAGCTATCCGCGCTCCTTTTTCCGCGAGCTTTGGGCGCTGGCGCGGGGAGGGAGGCCTCGCTTCGTGCTTCAAGGCCTGCTAGCTGCTCGTGGCGGGCAGCCATGGGTATCATAGCACAGTCGATGCACGGATCAGAGAGCGCTTCGCGCAGATGGTCCAAGCCCAGGCAAGATGGGCACAGCCGGTGTCCGCCATAGGGCTCCAGGATGGCCGGGCATTGCATACAGCCGATTGGAGATAGCATCGCTGCGCTAGCTAGACCGCGGTTCCGGAAAAACGCTGACAAAGGCCGCTCAAGTGGCCCCTAGCCACTGGCTAGCCTCAGGTGTCGAGCGCTATGCTGCACGCTAGCGtgaactcggtgtaccgagcaccAGACAGCTAAGGCAGAGATAGCTTACGAGGTATCGAAGCTAAACTCGAGCTACCGAAGAGAGTACTCATCGTGCTGAGCCTCGACAAAGAAACACAGTGACTCGAAGCTTGGAGCACCAAGCTTTGTGAGCACTGACGAAAATCCAATAATCCAATAATCCAAGAGAAGATGAAGTAAAACAGCTCTAGAGGTCGGAAAACCGAAGCTCTGAACGAGCTGCACTCAATCGGTTCTGGGcgagaagagaaagaggaggagcagcgagtgccagggggtATAATACCCCTGCatgcgtcacacgctgtgtcacgtgaGTGACTTCGTTGGCATACTATtctcggttcgccgtgggcacggcagtGATACatccacattaagcaccgccctggcagTCAGGAACTATGAAACATAAcgttaactaagttactttatttcagtgaagaACGTTTTagctagataggttagctaatgttaactactttatttcagtgtggaatgttttaactagataggttagctaacattaactactttatttcagcgtggaatgttttagctagataggttagctaatgttaactactttatttcagtgtgaaatgttttaactagataggttagctaacattaactactttatttcagcgTGGAATGTTTTAactagataggttagctaacattaactacctTATTTCagcgtggaatgttttagctagataggttagctaacattaactacctTATTTCAGCGTGGAATGTTTTggctagataggttagctaacattaactactttatttcagtgaggaatgttttagctagataggttagctaacattaactactttatttcagcgtggaatgttttagctagataggttagctaacattaactacctTATTTCAGCGTGGAATGTTTTAactagataggttagctaacattaactactttatttcagcgtggaatgttttagctagataggttagctaacattaactacctTATTTCAGCGTGGAATGTTTTAactagataggttagctaacattaactactttatttcagcgtggaatgttttagctagataggttagctaacattaactactttatttcagcgtggaatgttttagctagataggttagctaacattaactacctTATTTCAGCGTGGAATGTTTTAactagataggttagctaacattaactactttatttcagcgtggaatgttttagctagataggttagctaacattaactacctTATTTCAGCGTGGAATGTTTTAactagataggttagctaacattaactactttatttcagcgtggaatgttttagctagataggttagctaacattaactactttatttcagcgtggaatgttttagctagataggttagctaacattaactacctTATTTCagcgtggaatgttttagctagatagcttagctaatgctaactactttatttactttatcacCAAAGCTACATGTTTAAGGTATGGTTACTATGAACAGTACAGTGAAAGTAATAAAAACTAACGTACTGCTTTTTGGATTTACTCCGTTTATCTTGGTCTGATATATAAagttttttgataatctgaaGTATAATGTGGTGGCACAAGtatatttcaagatgacaatgccaggatgtcgagctgaaattgtgaaagaatGGTTCAGGGGGCATGTGACAtttttttcacacatggattgttcgcCACAGAATCCAGAcattaaccccattgagaatctttgggatgtgctggagaaagcTTTgcgcagcagtcagactctaccatcatcaatgtaaTTCAAAGAAATAATTTAAAGACCGATATAACCAGGAACTTCATGTCCTTGAAGAACATGTGTAaaccacaactgtatattttaaatgtccAAGATAATTTTACAGTGCATGTTTAATATCACAGTGTACTTCTAAATTGCCACATGCTGACACACATCTAATTACTGTACATGGAAACTTTGTTATAACCGTTAACTGTAGCATTGATTCCCAGAGATGTGTGCTGagcaggggcgtcgcctggcctggttCTGAGGTCAGTCTCACTGTTCCAACCTAGAGGTGTGTCTTCAAATGTTATGAAGTAGTATAAAGTAAGTGTTTAGAAGGCTTAGGAGAGTGCTGTTCTCTCGTTTTTCTGTCTGTGTTGCTGAACATTTTCTACTCTTTCAAGAAATGTTTGTTATATGTAGTGGCTTATTTAAAACATAAGAACAGTGCTATCTATAACAATTACTGTATGAAATTGATCTATCCGTAATATAATACAAACAGCTTATGGCAGTTTCTAATGGAAGCACAGTCGAGCTACTTTATATACATCAACAACTCTTTAATGTTTCATTTAATGAGGGACCTATCACAAAACTTACTGTTGTgatgttaatttttttgttttttatatatctgaataTGATTATGTTATATTCTCTTATGAGTAAGCGTGTTTTTATAGAGACTCCACGCTACATTCTTTTTGCTCACATGCTTCTCAATGACTCCATTCATCTTTTATTCACtgctgtgctgtactgtgttGGGCTGGCCTTGCTCAAGTTAGTCATAGTAGCATGCGCTTTAACAGTTTTTGTATCAAGTACTACTTTCCGTAATGCACCTTTAAACCTGGCTGTAATGTCATTAGAGCGTTACATAGCCATATGTTTTCCTCTTAGACATGCTGAAATAGCCACTCGAAAAAGGACGTATCTTGCCATTGTGTTTATCTGGAGTATTGGTTCTTTAAATTTCATGATTGATTTGTTTTATAGAATAGTGATGGACCCTAACATTTTAACAACACAAATATTTTGCACAAGGGAAACTTTGTTCATAAAAGCATGGCAATTAGATGTATTCAGTGCtttgaatatactgtactttGTGGGAGTGTCGCTGATCATCATCTTCACCTATATCAGCATTATGATCTCAGCCAGGTCTGTGTCCTCCAACAAAGACTCTGCTACGAAAGCCCACAGGACTGTGCTGCTGCACTTTGTTCAGCTGGGCCTGTGCCTTACAGCATTTCTGTATAGTGCCATCGAGCGTGCTGCAGCCATGCTGGGCAACAGCTCTCTGTACTTGGATGTGCGCTACATGGCATTTCTTTTTATCCTGGCTGTGCCCCGTTGCATGAGTCCACTCATCTATGGGTTGAGAGACAATGCCCTGAAACCTTTGTTCATTTATTACTTTCGATGTGGCTCTGGCAGAGTCAAGCCAATTGTAAATGTACACTGAATCACTTAATTTAACTGATAGGAAAGAAGTGTAGCTGTGTTACAtagttcattgttttatttttgtttgttgtttgtctgTCAAATACAGTACAAAATTCAATCTAGTTGCCAAGATTGTAATTACTGACAGTAGTACAGATGTACTGATGTTTTCTTGGTGTTTTTtgaataaaggttttggagtggcctagtccaattgagatgctgtggatgttCTTAAACAGGAGGTGCACACTTAAAACCCCATCAAAtgctcattgccagttatcggtaaagcttgattacaATTGTTGCCGCCAAggatggcacaaccaagttatttgATTTTCTTGGCAAAttgtttttcacacagggttagattggtttgaattttttttcctttaataaataaaattataatttgaaaaatgttCTTATCTTTgtctaatctgaaaaatgtatttatgataaaacagcaaaaactAAAGACATCTGTAGGGGTAAATGTTTTTCACAGATCTGTGCATTAAATAACATGCATAAATCCctcaaataaatacttaaaaggAAAAAGTTTAGATTTATTATACCATCTGaagttttatttattctttttcacAAATATAGGTAAATCTATTTGTCCACTTTTTTTACTGATAGGTAACCACTGAGCATTTGATCCAACTGAAATTAAGACTATAATTTAGGACAGTTATGCAGAAAATACTGTGTTTGAGGTTTTCTGAtgtcttttctgttttattttcccTAGAAGATTTTGCAGGATACACATTTGTTTTCTTTCAAGAAGTAAGAAAAAAAGCTATAGTGGAAGCTATAGCCTATACATAATTAAATTACAATACTTGATGAGGTTTTCTGAtgtcttttctgttttatttctccAGAAGATTTTGCAggatacacattttttttcaagaaggaaaaagaaaaagctaTAGTGGAAGGTATAgcctataaataattaaattacaataCTTGGTGAATGAAGCATAAGTACagtaaaaataacaatgttatcCAGTGGCtaataaatcaatattaaaatggaaaacaaacattttaccagcagcagcatcatatatttggtgaattagtGTTGTGTTACATGATTTGTCTAATcaaattatgttaaaatattataaaaaggaAACTGTGAAAAAGTGATcacaataatataaattattataataattatattttcttaATGTTATAAATATTACTGTGATCACTTTGATGAAATCTGTTTCATATTTTTTCCAGGTTGAATTTGAAGGGTGAAgggtttttgtattttaattattattaattattattaatatgggCCTAACCAGCATTTCTGAATTCTATATTGcatattaataatcatttattttcatattacTTTTGAAgacttttaaaaagtattaagacactgtttttaataattaataataaaatatttaaatatgctaTATTAATTAATTGCAAACGAAAATAAAAAGTCAACATTACAGCTTATTCTCAATTTGCTGTTTTCACTGAGTAAACACAAGAGACAATAATGAGGTCTAAGTAATGTCCATTTATTTTGCAATAAGTCAACATTGCAATTGTTGTGGGAGGCCTGGTTATATGTAGGCTATTTGAAAGTTTACAGATATttgctaatttaatttaaaaaagtataggGGTGTATCGTACATGTATCCTTTATGAACCTTCACGGTACGGGGGTCACCGGTCacccggaaagtgtagctgtagcactgttgctattagcaactggCTTCTTTTAACCTGCCCTGAAAAGTTTAACTCTGAGCTCTGAGAACGGGTTGAGTATGGCGACTGGAAACAGCGCACTTGAGTGGAAAAGACACACAGGAGCTAGAGAAACCACCTGTTGCTTTTAAATCCACTGTGTTCGAATACTATGGTTCCCTGTGAACTATAGAAGGGCTAGAGAGCCAGTGGTGGACCGAAAAAAGACGGTATGTTGGCGCTGCTCGGCGGGTGTAGGGTACGTTTGTGTATGCACTGCAAGGCAGCTTCAGgaagggttgccaggtccaacaaaaaatatccagcccaagtcagtctaaaacccgcccttcagaagcttaaactagcctaAAATACATGTCTGTCACATgcttgaagcaaatggcaaaaacaACTATGAttgtacgacttagtattttgtttataagtgaTGTA comes from Astyanax mexicanus isolate ESR-SI-001 chromosome 17, AstMex3_surface, whole genome shotgun sequence and encodes:
- the LOC111189060 gene encoding odorant receptor 131-2-like, encoding MAVSNGSTVELLYIHQQLFNVSFNEGPITKLTVVMLIFLFFIYLNMIMLYSLMSKRVFIETPRYILFAHMLLNDSIHLLFTAVLYCVGLALLKLVIVACALTVFVSSTTFRNAPLNLAVMSLERYIAICFPLRHAEIATRKRTYLAIVFIWSIGSLNFMIDLFYRIVMDPNILTTQIFCTRETLFIKAWQLDVFSALNILYFVGVSLIIIFTYISIMISARSVSSNKDSATKAHRTVLLHFVQLGLCLTAFLYSAIERAAAMLGNSSLYLDVRYMAFLFILAVPRCMSPLIYGLRDNALKPLFIYYFRCGSGRVKPIVNVH